A genomic region of Catalinimonas niigatensis contains the following coding sequences:
- a CDS encoding ring-cleaving dioxygenase, which translates to MENNILGLHHITAIAGSAKKNLDFYTKVLGLRLLKKTVNFDDPGTYHLYYGDEKGSAGTILTFFPYEGSRQGRAGDGMITHIAYAVPEGSLDFWIKRFEENKVSFSKPNEKFGEQYLAFKDPDGLDLELVIPKNEDARRPWETEEVKAPVATRGFHGVTLTLRNPQDTAAVLTDIFGYQLQQQEGNQYRYTTDAIEQSGIVDLVESPSGTRGLGGAGTNHHVAFRVKNEEVLMHFREKVLESGLNITQKIDRNYFYSLYFREPGGVLFEIATDNPGFGVDEPFDQLGSGLLLPPQYEARRAEIEAVLPKLD; encoded by the coding sequence ATGGAAAATAATATTTTAGGCTTACATCACATTACAGCGATAGCTGGATCAGCCAAGAAGAATTTAGATTTTTATACCAAAGTACTGGGCTTGAGGCTGCTCAAAAAAACGGTCAACTTTGATGATCCCGGCACCTATCATCTTTATTATGGTGATGAAAAAGGAAGTGCCGGCACTATCCTGACCTTTTTCCCTTACGAAGGAAGTAGACAGGGCAGAGCAGGAGACGGGATGATTACCCATATTGCTTACGCTGTCCCTGAAGGAAGCCTGGATTTCTGGATCAAACGTTTTGAAGAAAACAAGGTGTCTTTTAGCAAACCCAATGAGAAATTTGGGGAACAATACTTGGCTTTTAAAGATCCTGATGGCTTGGATTTAGAATTAGTCATTCCTAAAAACGAAGATGCCAGAAGGCCCTGGGAAACCGAGGAAGTTAAAGCTCCGGTGGCCACCCGTGGTTTTCATGGAGTTACACTGACTTTGCGCAATCCACAGGATACGGCTGCGGTGCTGACCGATATTTTCGGTTATCAATTGCAACAGCAAGAAGGCAACCAGTATCGCTACACCACGGATGCTATAGAACAATCAGGGATTGTGGATTTGGTGGAATCTCCTAGCGGTACACGGGGATTGGGCGGAGCCGGCACCAACCATCACGTAGCTTTTCGGGTGAAGAATGAAGAGGTGCTGATGCATTTCCGCGAAAAAGTGTTGGAAAGCGGACTCAACATTACACAGAAGATTGATCGGAATTATTTCTATTCGCTCTATTTCCGCGAACCAGGAGGAGTTTTGTTTGAAATTGCCACCGACAATCCAGGTTTTGGCGTAGACGAACCTTTTGACCAATTGGGATCAGGCTTGTTGCTGCCTCCACAGTATGAAGCTCGCAGAGCAGAAATAGAAGCCGTATTGCCCAAACTGGACTAA
- a CDS encoding alpha/beta hydrolase: MHKKNIIYSGKAVVEADKALIMLHGRGGSAEDILSLSSYLEVEGFALLAPQATNHSWYPHSFLVPPAQNEPWLSSALQWLNEIEQDLNAKGIPSDKIYFLGFSQGACLSLEYTTRNAKKYGGVVAFTGGLIGDKLYTENYQGDFEKTPVFIGTSDPDPHVPVERVEASAEMIQKMNADTTVKIYKDRGHTISQQEVDIVNQLIFGQ; encoded by the coding sequence ATGCATAAAAAAAATATCATATACTCTGGAAAAGCAGTGGTAGAAGCCGATAAAGCTTTGATCATGCTTCATGGACGGGGAGGCTCAGCAGAAGATATCCTTTCCTTATCTTCATATCTTGAGGTGGAAGGTTTCGCGCTTCTGGCTCCTCAGGCCACCAACCACAGTTGGTATCCGCATTCCTTTTTGGTACCACCGGCGCAAAACGAGCCCTGGCTATCGTCTGCTTTGCAATGGCTTAACGAAATAGAGCAGGACCTAAATGCCAAGGGAATTCCTTCTGATAAAATCTATTTTCTGGGATTCTCGCAGGGTGCCTGTCTGAGCCTGGAGTACACTACCCGAAATGCTAAAAAGTATGGAGGTGTGGTAGCATTTACTGGCGGGTTGATTGGGGATAAACTTTACACTGAAAACTATCAGGGAGATTTTGAGAAAACGCCTGTTTTTATCGGGACCAGTGATCCTGATCCGCATGTGCCGGTAGAAAGAGTGGAAGCATCAGCAGAGATGATACAGAAAATGAATGCCGATACTACGGTCAAAATTTATAAAGACAGGGGGCATACCATCAGCCAGCAGGAAGTGGATATCGTAAACCAGTTAATTTTTGGTCAATGA
- a CDS encoding PAS domain-containing protein, whose product MSANRNKPEKMLSPIFCWDIYAMHLCEKKEMAKKSNDLYALQKLHRQFNWQTELESLLVNPYEAIVVTDTRQIILWVNEGFVKMTDYPAYTAIGKTPGFLQGKNTSTETKTRIKQKLSEHIPFSEDVVNYRKNGEEYLCHVEIHPFFNDENQLTHFLALEREIQLQEKI is encoded by the coding sequence ATGAGTGCAAATAGAAATAAGCCCGAAAAAATGCTTTCCCCTATCTTTTGTTGGGATATCTACGCTATGCATTTGTGTGAGAAAAAAGAGATGGCTAAAAAGAGTAATGATCTTTATGCCCTTCAAAAACTACACCGGCAATTCAATTGGCAGACAGAGCTTGAGTCTCTTCTGGTCAATCCCTATGAAGCCATCGTAGTGACTGATACCCGACAAATTATACTATGGGTTAATGAAGGATTTGTTAAAATGACGGATTATCCTGCTTATACGGCTATTGGTAAGACACCAGGATTTTTACAGGGAAAAAATACTTCTACAGAGACAAAAACCAGAATTAAGCAGAAACTCTCTGAACATATTCCCTTTTCAGAAGATGTTGTTAATTACAGAAAGAATGGAGAAGAATACCTTTGTCATGTGGAGATACACCCATTTTTCAACGATGAAAATCAGCTTACCCATTTTCTGGCACTAGAAAGAGAAATTCAATTGCAGGAGAAGATATAA
- a CDS encoding TonB-dependent receptor, producing MKIPILLLTLLLLCQHISYAQDNAVVRGKILDAQSGNPLEAVNVGLSNTAYGATTDAQGEFRISNVDPGNYKLVTTSVGYEKNAKEISLAAGQTLEVNFNLQTTSTQLQEVEIIGRKETSYQNEVSFVASKTATALKDVPQAVSYVTKEVIQDQQAFRTSEVVKNISGVNQFSGYDDFTLRGFRIGSNQLINGLRVSGGFWNAPLISNLERVEVIKGPASALFGNTDPGGTINRVTKKPLDEDRKSVSFSTGSFQTFRATSDFTGPMNEDESLLYRLNLAYQSSETFRDLQDKTDILVAPSLSFLPNDKTRVNFDFVYSATFGKLDRGQPIFGATAGTDLNSTPISFAIGQANDFHNEKNFYLTTSVTHELTNNISLNASYLKYGYEEDLLEHRTSNNFAVNGEGEQIPTQMEMQTIRRELKSYNDNLTTYLTLDLTTGELRHKLLAGYDFIQQTVPIGGASENARGYRNASNTGVINTYNPENRDLYLLDENGNPVPNVPHFDLVNPSYTIGNTSNYFTTSTPVAPTRYYSNGIYVQDQISWRKLQLLVGLRQEFYSDYLNYKQNAEEEVEQQALIPRFGIVYSLTPQVNAYATYVEGFQPQSAGTIGSPEIFGGPFDPLTSQMIEFGAKGGWFADRLTTNLAFYRIEQNNILVNANSAANPDLLEQRGQEVARGIELDVIGNILPNFSILGNYAFNDTEITESDNEALIGQVKENAPKHQGGFWARYTIGSGNLQGIGFALGGNFVTERTTFDAGLMLPGYTVFDAAVYYEVNKFKIAANFNNVLDKTHWVGGYSYTRLYPGAPRNFMMNVAYTF from the coding sequence ATGAAAATACCTATACTTCTCCTCACCTTACTTTTACTTTGTCAACATATTTCCTATGCGCAGGACAATGCCGTAGTTAGAGGAAAAATTCTGGATGCTCAGTCCGGTAATCCTTTGGAAGCTGTTAATGTAGGGCTTAGCAATACTGCTTACGGAGCCACTACCGACGCCCAGGGCGAGTTTCGCATAAGCAATGTTGACCCAGGCAATTATAAGCTAGTTACCACCTCAGTAGGTTATGAGAAAAATGCCAAGGAAATCAGCCTTGCTGCCGGACAAACACTGGAAGTTAATTTTAACCTTCAGACCACCTCTACCCAACTCCAGGAGGTAGAAATCATTGGGCGAAAGGAGACTTCTTATCAAAATGAGGTTTCCTTTGTCGCTTCCAAAACTGCGACTGCTCTCAAAGATGTGCCCCAGGCAGTAAGTTATGTCACCAAAGAAGTGATACAGGATCAGCAGGCTTTTCGCACCAGCGAAGTCGTGAAAAATATTAGCGGCGTTAATCAGTTTTCAGGCTATGATGATTTTACTTTGAGAGGTTTTCGTATAGGTAGCAATCAGTTGATCAACGGTCTACGTGTGTCTGGTGGATTCTGGAATGCTCCTCTGATCAGTAACCTGGAAAGGGTAGAAGTAATCAAAGGACCGGCATCCGCTCTCTTTGGCAATACCGATCCGGGAGGAACCATCAACCGGGTGACCAAAAAACCTTTGGATGAGGATCGGAAGTCCGTGAGCTTCTCTACTGGTAGTTTCCAAACCTTCCGGGCTACTTCTGATTTTACCGGCCCTATGAATGAAGATGAAAGTCTGTTGTATCGGCTGAACCTGGCCTACCAAAGTTCCGAGACTTTCCGTGATTTGCAGGATAAGACAGATATACTGGTAGCACCTTCCTTGTCTTTCCTTCCCAATGACAAAACCAGGGTCAACTTTGACTTTGTCTATAGCGCCACCTTTGGAAAATTAGACCGTGGTCAGCCTATCTTTGGGGCTACAGCAGGTACCGACCTCAATTCTACCCCTATCTCTTTTGCCATCGGGCAGGCTAATGACTTCCACAACGAAAAGAACTTCTACCTCACCACTTCTGTCACTCATGAGTTGACCAACAATATCTCACTCAATGCTTCTTACCTGAAATATGGCTATGAGGAAGATCTGCTGGAACACCGTACTTCCAATAATTTTGCCGTTAATGGGGAAGGAGAGCAAATCCCTACCCAGATGGAAATGCAGACTATCCGAAGGGAACTCAAAAGCTATAATGACAACCTCACCACTTACCTGACATTGGACCTGACTACTGGCGAGCTTAGGCACAAACTACTGGCCGGTTATGACTTTATTCAGCAAACGGTCCCCATAGGCGGTGCCTCAGAGAATGCCCGTGGCTACCGAAATGCTTCTAACACAGGAGTGATCAATACTTATAATCCTGAAAATAGAGATTTGTATTTGTTGGATGAAAATGGAAATCCTGTGCCCAATGTGCCTCATTTTGACCTGGTCAATCCGAGCTATACCATTGGCAATACCAGTAATTATTTTACGACTTCTACTCCAGTGGCGCCTACCCGCTACTACTCCAACGGTATCTATGTGCAGGACCAGATCAGCTGGAGAAAACTACAGCTGCTGGTGGGACTACGTCAGGAGTTTTATTCCGATTACCTGAACTACAAGCAAAATGCTGAAGAAGAGGTGGAGCAGCAGGCGCTTATCCCTCGCTTTGGCATCGTATACAGCCTGACGCCTCAGGTCAATGCTTATGCCACTTATGTAGAGGGTTTCCAGCCCCAAAGTGCCGGTACGATCGGAAGTCCTGAAATTTTTGGTGGTCCTTTTGATCCGCTGACCAGCCAGATGATAGAATTTGGTGCCAAAGGCGGATGGTTTGCAGACCGACTTACCACTAATCTGGCCTTCTACCGCATAGAGCAAAACAATATCCTGGTTAACGCCAATAGCGCTGCCAATCCCGACCTGCTGGAGCAGCGCGGGCAGGAAGTAGCCAGAGGTATTGAGCTGGATGTGATTGGAAATATTCTTCCTAACTTCTCAATACTCGGCAATTATGCTTTTAACGATACTGAGATTACCGAAAGCGATAATGAAGCGTTGATTGGCCAGGTGAAAGAAAATGCACCTAAACATCAGGGAGGATTCTGGGCCCGCTACACGATTGGCAGTGGTAATCTGCAAGGCATAGGTTTTGCCTTAGGCGGTAATTTTGTAACTGAAAGAACTACCTTTGACGCAGGACTTATGCTTCCGGGGTATACAGTATTTGATGCAGCAGTCTACTATGAGGTGAATAAATTCAAGATTGCAGCTAATTTCAACAATGTACTGGACAAAACACATTGGGTAGGTGGCTACAGCTACACCCGCCTGTATCCGGGAGCACCGCGTAACTTTATGATGAACGTAGCTTACACTTTTTAA
- a CDS encoding PepSY-associated TM helix domain-containing protein yields MKRKKLFNKDTLFKIHGWVGMKLSILLFVVCFSGTLATLSHEMDWLFNPEMRATPSEGYASWNKIVSNIEEAYPEGKITYWQRAEEPYMTDLIYVTQDGDLKYTFANPYTGVVQGSADLTFQRFFRDLHYYLFIPNQIGHFVVLFFGFVILVSLLTGMFYYNDWYKKLFVLNTGKGSKVFYSSLHKLVGAWSIPFMILISATGIWYFIERADVANVSAAMDEERPSISQAELAQYDTTTRIDYDRCVAIARQTIPGLKVKGIQVPGNPWQSVYLSGTSGVPLVRNRANRVYINPYTYEVMKVQRAEELNTITWLNDIADPLHFGNWGGLITKVIWFVFGLGLSSLILTGPWLYLKKRTKLQKLQKERTAVHG; encoded by the coding sequence ATGAAGCGAAAAAAACTATTCAACAAGGATACCTTATTCAAAATCCACGGCTGGGTGGGAATGAAGTTAAGCATACTACTTTTTGTGGTATGCTTTTCCGGTACATTGGCTACCCTCAGTCATGAGATGGATTGGCTGTTCAATCCTGAAATGCGGGCTACGCCTTCCGAAGGGTATGCCTCCTGGAATAAGATCGTCAGCAACATTGAGGAAGCTTATCCGGAGGGAAAAATCACCTACTGGCAGCGGGCCGAAGAGCCTTACATGACCGATCTCATTTATGTAACACAGGATGGTGATCTGAAATACACTTTTGCCAATCCCTATACCGGAGTAGTGCAGGGTAGTGCTGATCTGACTTTCCAGCGCTTCTTCCGCGATCTGCATTACTACCTTTTCATTCCCAATCAGATAGGCCACTTTGTTGTGTTATTTTTTGGCTTTGTCATTCTAGTCTCTTTACTGACCGGGATGTTTTATTACAACGACTGGTACAAAAAGCTGTTTGTGCTCAACACCGGCAAAGGCAGCAAGGTATTTTACAGCAGTCTGCATAAATTGGTAGGTGCATGGTCCATTCCTTTCATGATCCTGATTTCTGCCACTGGTATCTGGTACTTTATAGAAAGAGCAGATGTGGCCAATGTTTCAGCTGCTATGGATGAAGAAAGACCGAGTATTTCGCAGGCCGAACTGGCCCAATATGATACTACTACCCGCATTGATTATGACCGCTGTGTGGCTATTGCTCGGCAGACGATTCCCGGCCTGAAAGTCAAAGGTATTCAGGTGCCCGGTAATCCCTGGCAATCAGTTTATCTTTCCGGTACTTCCGGCGTACCATTGGTGCGTAATCGGGCCAACCGGGTGTATATCAATCCTTATACCTATGAGGTAATGAAAGTGCAGCGGGCAGAGGAGCTTAATACCATCACCTGGCTCAACGATATTGCCGATCCACTACATTTTGGTAACTGGGGAGGCTTGATTACCAAAGTGATCTGGTTTGTATTTGGGCTAGGACTTTCCTCATTGATACTGACCGGCCCTTGGCTATATTTAAAGAAAAGAACAAAATTACAGAAACTACAAAAGGAAAGGACGGCAGTTCATGGGTAA
- a CDS encoding flavodoxin codes for MVNDKIGLFYGSDTGYTEGVAHQIQELIGASNIEVHDINRAKPEDFAPYQRIIIGLSTWHDGELQSDWDAFYENFKTIDFSGKTVAFFGLGDQIGYGEYFIDGVGILGDVVYENGGQIVGVWPTEGYDFEISKAEFQEGWFLGLAIDEDNQPEMTVPRVEAWVEQVMEEFAEAVSNQQA; via the coding sequence ATGGTAAATGATAAGATAGGCTTATTTTATGGTTCCGACACTGGCTACACCGAAGGAGTGGCCCATCAGATTCAGGAACTGATAGGAGCTTCCAATATAGAAGTACATGACATCAATCGTGCAAAGCCCGAAGATTTTGCTCCCTATCAGCGTATCATCATCGGTTTGTCTACCTGGCATGACGGAGAATTGCAAAGCGACTGGGATGCCTTCTATGAAAACTTCAAAACCATTGATTTCAGCGGCAAAACAGTCGCTTTCTTCGGCTTAGGAGACCAGATTGGTTATGGAGAATACTTCATTGATGGCGTAGGCATTCTGGGTGATGTGGTCTATGAAAATGGAGGCCAGATTGTCGGTGTATGGCCTACCGAAGGCTATGATTTTGAAATCTCCAAAGCAGAATTTCAGGAAGGCTGGTTTCTCGGCCTTGCCATAGACGAAGACAATCAGCCCGAAATGACGGTGCCCAGAGTAGAAGCCTGGGTTGAGCAGGTGATGGAAGAATTTGCTGAAGCTGTAAGCAACCAACAGGCATAG
- a CDS encoding DUF3347 domain-containing protein, with translation MKNAFQSLLILLIIAVLTVACGERHSEQAQGKETELAGDEPDETPISDTEQLVEYQPADTLVNIKHEDLPEYLPRHLQVVVSAYLNIEEALVNDNAEAAKAEAQELINLLQRHEQENIGLEPEVKNFYTNAAHIIRQSAVNIVNADELLEIRSAFSAMAPATYKMAKVSDFFDNELYYHFCPQSFDNRGAYWLSSDKEINNPYAEQDKKSCGETVAVL, from the coding sequence ATGAAGAACGCATTTCAATCTCTACTTATCTTACTCATTATAGCAGTACTTACTGTTGCCTGTGGCGAGCGTCATAGCGAACAGGCTCAGGGCAAAGAAACAGAATTGGCAGGCGACGAGCCCGATGAAACTCCGATAAGCGACACCGAGCAGCTTGTTGAATATCAGCCTGCGGATACTTTGGTAAATATTAAGCATGAGGATCTGCCGGAATACCTGCCCAGGCATTTACAGGTAGTCGTTAGTGCTTACCTGAATATAGAGGAGGCGCTGGTCAACGATAATGCTGAAGCCGCTAAAGCTGAGGCCCAGGAGCTTATTAACTTACTACAGCGACATGAGCAGGAAAATATAGGCTTGGAGCCAGAGGTGAAGAATTTTTATACAAATGCTGCACACATCATCCGGCAAAGTGCAGTAAATATAGTAAACGCCGACGAGCTTTTGGAAATCCGGTCTGCCTTCTCGGCCATGGCACCAGCCACATACAAAATGGCAAAAGTGAGTGATTTTTTTGACAATGAGCTCTATTACCACTTTTGTCCTCAATCGTTTGACAACAGAGGCGCCTACTGGCTCAGCAGTGACAAAGAAATTAACAACCCCTATGCCGAACAGGATAAGAAAAGCTGTGGAGAAACAGTAGCCGTGCTGTAA